A part of Gouania willdenowi unplaced genomic scaffold, fGouWil2.1 scaffold_434_arrow_ctg1, whole genome shotgun sequence genomic DNA contains:
- the LOC114460363 gene encoding dynein heavy chain 7, axonemal-like, translating to MIVPTIDTVRYTYMMDLCISYGVPALFVGPTGTGKSVYVKDKLMNNLDEDQYLPFFMNFSARTSENQTQFTILSRLDKRRKGVFGPPVGKKCLLFIDDMNMPAIDTFGAQPPVELLRQFIDHGNWYDLKDTSAISLIDLQLIAAMGPPGGGRNAVTIRFLQHFNMFSINAFSDDTMVRIFSTIVSTYLENHKFSSESCILGNQIVSATMEVYKKAMLHLLPTPAKSHYTFNLRDFSRVIQGCLLLKKESVENKNTMIRLFVHEVFRVYYDCLVDKEDQEWLYKQMNSILDDHFQVSFEQVFSDLKTGPTLVEDDMKQLMFGDYINPDLEGDLRLYAEVESLDTLKDVVEKCLVEYNGMHKTKMDLVIFRYVLEHLSRISRVLKQPGGNALLVGVGGSGRQSITRLATSMANMNLFQPEISKSYGMTEWRDDLKMLLKNAGVKGEKMVFLITDTQIKDEAFLEDVDSLLNTGEVSNLFALDEKQEIIEAVRPAAQGDNKNLDLSNLAVFAFFVARCRENLHIVVAFSPIGDAFRVRLRQFPSLINCCTIDWFQPWPEEALEQVATSFLESQDLSEDELLKIIPVCKTFHTSAKDLSDKYLAELGRHNYVTPTSYLELIAVFRKLLTERREMVMNAKKRYTNGLEKLDFAAGQVGKMQVELEELKPQLKVADEETSISMEEIRGESKIVEAKCKVVGADEEKATKKANEAQALKDECEGDLAEAIPAFESALAALDTLKASTVRSPITCMLMISSCTPAVLLFQVLQTSETCFPHKLPGQNKAMAK from the exons ATGATTGTTCCAACCATTGATACAGTGCGTTACACGTACATGATGGACCTTTGTATCAGTTACGGAGT GCCTGCGTTGTTTGTTGGTCCGACTGGTACTGGAAAGTCAGTGTATGTGAAAGACAAACTGATGAACAACCTGGATGAAGATCAGTACCTTCCCTTCTTTATGAACTTCTCTGCTCGGACGAGTGAAAATCAAACACAG TTCACCATATTGTCCAGGCTGGATAAGAGAAGGAAGGGAGTGTTCGGTCCGCCTGTTGGGAAGAAATGCCTCCTCTTTATAGATGACATGAACATGCCTGCCATTGACACTTTTGGTGCACAGCCACCTGTGGAACTACTTCGGCAGTTCATCGACCATGGAAACTG GTATGACCTAAAGGATACGTCTGCGATCTCCCTCATTGACCTACAGCTCATTGCTGCTATGGGACCCCCGGGTGGTGGAAGGAATGCTGTGACAATTCGCTTCCTGCaacattttaacatgtttagcATCAACGCTTTCAGTGATGATACAATGGTCCGTATTTTCTCCACCATTGTGTCAACCTATCTGGAAAACCACAAATTCTCTTCTGAATCCTGCATCCTTGGCAACCAAATTGTGTCTGCTACAATGGAA GTGTATAAGAAAGCGATGCTGCATTTGCTTCCAACTCCGGCCAAATCACACTACACTTTCAACTTGCGAGACTTCTCTCGAGTAATCCAAGGCTGCCTGCTGCTGAAGAAGGAATCcgtggaaaacaaaaataccatGATACGGCTGTTTGTCCACGAGGTCTTCCGTGTGTATTATGATTGTCTGGTAGATAAAGAGGATCAAGAATGGCTTTACAAGCAGATGAACAGCATCCTCGATGACCACTTCCAGGTGTCCTTTGAGCAGGTCTTCAGTGACTTGAAAACTGGCCCTACA tTGGTCGAGGACGACATGAAACAACTTATGTTTGGAGACTACATAAACCCAGACCTGGAAGGCGATCTCCGCTTGTACGCTGAGGTGGAATCCCTGGACACCTTGAAAGATGTTGTTGAAAAGTGCCTGGTAGAATATAATGGGATGCACAAGACTAAAATGGACCTCGTCATCTTTCG CTACGTCCTGGAGCACTTGTCTCGTATCAGCCGTGTGTTGAAGCAGCCTGGAGGCAATGCCCTGCTTGTGGGAGTGGGAGGCAGTGGTCGCCAGTCCATCACACGTCTAGCCACATCCATGGCCAATATGAACTTGTTTCAGCCGGAAATCTCAAAAAGCTACGGCATGACTGAATGGCGAGATGATCTTAAG ATGTTGTTGAAAAACGCTGGAGTCAAAGGAGAAAAGATGGTGTTCTTGATCACTGACACTCAGATCAAAGATGAAGCTTTCCTCGAAGATGTGGACAGTTTGTTGAACACTGGTGAAGTGTCCAATTTGTTTGCTCTTGATGAGAAACAAGAGATCATTGAG GCTGTACGCCCCGCTGCACAGGGCGATAATAAGAATTTGGACTTGAGCAACTTGGCTGTGTTTGCCTTCTTTGTGGCGCGCTGCAGAGAGAATCTCCACATTGTCGTGGCATTCAGTCCAATTGGAGACGCTTTCCGAGTCCGCTTGCGTCAGTTTCCTTCTCTCATTAACTGTTGTACCATCGACTGGTTCCAG CCTTGGCCAGAAGAAGCTCTCGAACAAGTCGCAACATCCTTTTTGGAGTCACAGGATTTGAGTGAAGACGAATTGCTTAAGATCATCCCAGTCTGCAAAACCTTTCACACCTCTGCCAAGGACCTCTCAGATAA ataCCTTGCTGAACTGGGTCGTCATAATTACGTGACACCTACATCCTACCTGGAGCTGATTGCGGTTTTCCGTAAACTGCTCACCGAGAGAAGAGAAATGGTGATGAATGCCAAAAAAAGATATACCAACGGCCTGGAAAAGCTCGACTTTGCAGCAGGACAG gtTGGAAAGATGCAGGTAGAGCTGGAAGAACTAAAGCCGCAACTGAAAGTGGCTGATGAGGAAACCTCCATAAGTATGGAG GAAATTAGAGGGGAGTCTAAGATAGTGGAGGCTAAGTGTAAGGTCGTGGGCGCTGATGAGGAGAAAGCCACTAAAAAAGCCAATGAAGCCCAGGCTTTAAAAGATGAGTGTGAGGGTGACTTGGCTGAAGCCATCCCTGCATTTGAGTCTGCTCTGGCTGCATTAGACACTTTGAAGGCAAGTACAGTGAGGTCTCCTATCACCTGTATGCTGATGATCTCCAGCTGTACTCCAGCTGTACTGCTCTTTCAAGTCCTCCAAACCTCAGAGACTTGCTTTCCTCACAAACTGCCTGGCCAAAATAAAGCAATGGCTAAGTGA